The following is a genomic window from Butyricimonas faecihominis.
AGTAGTGTTGCTGAGGGGACTCGAGTGGAAGATGTGGAGCGAGTATACCTTTTGTTTGGAAAAATGTGTGAACCGGTTTGTTTTGTTTGCAAGCCTTACGAAGAGTGTTTATCGGAAGTTGTGGTAACTCACTCTCCTCGTTATTTGGTAGATATGAATTTATCAAAAGGAGAAACAATTTTTGACAAGTTGGGAATTCCTTATGATGAATTGCGTTGTCAACCGAATCCAATTCGAACCATTCTTGATTACTATCGTTCCCGGCTTAAAGAAGGTGAAGAATTATGGTGGTTGGATAATGATCATTCTAAGGTATCTAACCTTGTGATTCGTATGTGGAGTTCGCTATCTCCGCAAGAGAAACAGAGATACCAAATTAAAGGATTTATCTTTTTCCCAGAGTTATTAAGTAATCGTTCGGATAAATTCAATCGGATGGCTGTTTGGCTTGCAACTCAAGAAGGAGTTGTTTGTCCGAATCTAAGAGATATTTTCTCGGCAGGAGGGAAGGAGTGTATTACGAAAAACGGAGAGAGTTATTCTGGTGTGTCAAAAGTGATTGGGAAACTTTACCGGGAATTATCTGCAATAAAAGAATTTATTCAGCAGGTTGATGATGCTGAATTGCAGGAGTATTGGAAATGTCAATTCAATATCGGGGAAAAATGGGAAACGTGGTGTCAATTGGCAATCAATAATCTTGAAACAATCAACACAACCGGAATCCCTTTGAAAAAATTAATCTGTTAGTTTCGTTTTCTACAATTTTAACCGGAAAATATCGGATACTTGTTTAAAGCCGTGATGCTCGAAGAATTGATGGGCAGAATGGTTGTTGACGCCCGATTCGAGGTAACAATCCTGTATTCCTTTGTCCCGGAAACTTTCCGTCGCTCTTTGCAGGAGTTCCTGTCCGATACGCTTTCCCCGGTATGCGGGATCGACACTGAGGTCAAAGATAACCCCGTAAGGTCTGGCTCCGTCATTCGTGATACCGAACAAAACGAACCCGATAATTGTTCCGTTTTCCAGATAAAGCAGGAGCGTGTTGTCCGGGTTTTCTACTTGTCGATCGAGATAATTTAGCCACATTTCCTTGTAATTAGGAGCAAGCTCGTTACTCTCGAGAGCGATTCCCATTTGTAGTTCCCCGTGGGAAATGTAGGCTTTGTGTGATTCGATAATGCGAGAGAAAAATTCGCAAAGTTGCGTCCTGTAATCGATAGAATATGTCTGTATCATATACGTGAATTAAATTTGATGTGATTTCATTTTACTATGCTTTTTCCGGAGATAATGAATAATTACCCGGATCATGATTTTCATGCTGAAATATATACCAATAGAAGTGATAACAACCAGAACGACAGCCGTGAATACCCCAAATTCCTTGGAAATCATCGAGAACACGGGAGCCTCACCGTTACCTTCCAATAATACCCCGAAAAGGGAGGCTATGGAAATGAAAAGAAGAATATTCTTCGTGCTGTTAGCCTCTTTCAGATCGGCTATATTGTTGGCATTTGTTAGGGATTTATCCACTCTTTCCGTGATGTCCTTTAATTGCTGCTCGTCAGCGTCAATTCGTAGTCTTCGGCTTGTCTCGTGATACATATGCTTGTGAGACATATAGCGCAGGTAGCGTACCGAATCGAGTTGCAGTATTACATCGGATAAGCTGATACTTAGGCGGGCATTTTGCTCGATCATGTCTAGAATCTTGTCATTGATGATTGTGAATCCCTGTTGGCCGTCCTTTGATTCCGGGTGACTGTTATCCTTGATCGCTTGTCGGGAATTGAAGATATATTTATTCAGCACGTAGTTGATCGTGTGTTTTTTAGCCAACAGGATTTCGACTAGCACAAGATATTCCGGCCAACTGACGTGATAACGGTCTCGTCGGGCCAAGTGTTTTTTCCAGTCGGTGGGAGCCTCTTTCCCACGGTTTCCGTACGTACCGATAACGAGACTCATGTTTTCATTTGCCAGCACAAGATCATCGGTGTCAATGGCGATGTTTTTCCCACAAATATCTTCAAAACTGGAATCCATGCGGTAGGGCCACTCTTCGGGGTAAAGACTCATGAGGCCCACGAGTTCCGCCTTGTGACATTGTTCGATATGTTCGATAACTTGGTCTTCCCGCATCTGGTCAAAACGGATTCGTCCCTCGTGACCGATACTTTCCCAAATATCCAGAAAGATATAATTATGCCATCCGTATTCGAACTCTTGGGATTCTTTACTTTTTCTTGAATCGTTTTGTCTTTGCCTGTCAAAAAAATAGCGGTAGCGTTTTTGTACTTCATCGAAAGTAACGCCTTTCGTTTTCACGGTTGTCGTGTGGACGTGTGATTCTTCGTCGATGTGCAGGTCACTGATTGAAACGACTTTCAGGGAACCGTCGATTTCTTGGCCTTTCTTCTTGTTGTTGTAAACCCAATGTTCCACATGTTGCACGATCCCCGCTACGGCAATCAGTTGATCTGTGTTGAATGGAACATCTGTTTGGCAAAATTTGGTCCCGTTAATTCTTCCCGTCGGGCTCACGATAATCCGGTAGGAGATTTCAACTGTCTTGTTGAAAAATACGGCAGCCCGCACGTGTACGTGTCCCCACAGTCTAGCGGGAGTGTTCCCGTCAATGTCAATACATATATCGAACCCTTTCAAGCGATAACGGTTGATGACTTTATCCGAATGGGTAAACAACTGGTTGTCAAAATGCCCGTCATCATCCTTCTTGATGAAGAAATTCGTTTCGGGGTTTAAGGGAATTTCAATTCCGGCAGAAGTAAAGGTCTGTATCAGAATGACGGAAAATTCATTGTAGATAAGACCGGATTCACACTGGTTGTAATTTCTCATAGTACGCACGTTTCGTGCAAATATAAGCAAATTTTATAAATAAAACGGAGAAAGTATTTTTTCATAAAAGCTGATTTATTAGGAGATATTAAAAATATTCATTAGCTTTCCTAACTCGATAGAAATAAGTGTTTAATCAATAATAATAAAAAGTATGATGCTAGGAGGAGTGGTTGGAATTTTGTATGTGGTGTTAAAACTAATACTGTTTGTCGGTTTGGTTATTTTACTTTGGAATGTTTATGTCGCATTGCGGATATACATCAAAAAGAATAGTGATGTGAAATGGAAAGAAAAAGACTGACTTGTAAATGTCAGCCTTCTATTAATTCTTTCACGAAAGGTGTTGCCGGGGTATTCCTGATATGATCCGGGGTGTCCAGTTGCTCAACAAGCCCTTTGTTCATGACCATAACTCGGGTACCCAGTTTTAGAGCTTCTTTTATATCGTGGGTGATAAACACGATAGTCACTCCTAACTGCTCGTGAATGCGAATAATTTCACTCTGTAACATTTTACGTGTAATCTCATCAACCGCCCCGAACGGTTCGTCCATGAGCAGGATATCCGGGTTTGCGGCAAGGGCTCGGGCGATACCAACTCGTTGGCGTTGACCACCGGACAGTTCTGCCGGGTAACGGTCGAGCATATCCCTGTCAAGACCGACCACATCAATCAATCGTTCCACCGCTTTGCGGGTACGTTCTTTGTCCCTGTGATTCAGTAGGCTGGGGACGTAAGCGATGTTTTTACGAATGGTCATGTGGGGAAACAACCCGATACCTTGAATGACGTACCCGATGTTACGACGTAAAAGTGTTTGGTCCTCTTTCGAAATATCTTTCCCATCGACATAAATGATCCCGAAAGTGGGAGAGATCAGCCCGTTAATTAACTTTAGTACGGTTGTCTTCCCAGAACCGGAACTTCCAATAATGGTTAGGAACTCGCCTTTCCGGATCTCCAAGTTGAAGTCCTTTAATATTTCCCGGTTCCCGTATGATTTATTGACGTGTTCAAAACGAATAGCAACATTATTTTCCATAACTCAATTGTGGATTAAGTAAACCTTTTTTCTTTAAAAACTCCACGGCAACTTCCCGTTCCGTGCGATGTTCCACGTCGACTTTGTAATTCATGTCGGCCATTTCCTGATCAGTCAGTATACCGTTCATCTTTTCCAGTATCCTTTCCAGTTCCGGGTGTTCCTTCAATGTTTCCTCTCGTACGATTGTTGCGCAATAGTAGGAAGGGAAGAAGTGCTTGTCATCTTTTAGAACCGTGAGATTCGCGTGGCTTAACTGCCCATCCGTCGTGAAAATGTTGATTACATCAATCTTGCCGGATTTCATGGCCTCGTACTTCAATCCAATGTCCATATCCAAGTTTTTCTTGAATTTGAGGTTATAGTAGGCGCAGAGATCCGCGTACCCGTCATTAATTTCGTAAAAGTCATATTCCGCCCCGAAAGTGAATAAAGCGGGATAAAGGGCCAGATCGGAAAATGTTTTTAAGTTATATTTTTTTGCCATTTCATTACTTACAGCCAAGCTATAAGCATTGTTAAAGCCGTAGGGGGCAACCCATTTCAGCCCGTATTCCCGGGAATATTCTTTTTGTAACTCGGAGAATAATTGGTCGAGTGGGAGTAGCGTGTCTTTTTTCAAGATCACCAACCAGCCTGTACCCGTGTATTCCGGGTAAAGGTCGAAATCTCCCTTGACCATGGCCGGATGAATGTTGCTCGTGCCACCACCCACGCCTTTCGTGATTTTCACGTGCAAATCGGAGTTTTCTTCAATGAGCAGGGCAAGCATCTCTCCGAGAATGAATTGTTCGCTCATCGGTTTGGTGGCAATATGGATCGTGTCCTTTTTCGACTCGCATCCCGAAAGGAGTACGAGGCCAATGAATAGTGCAAGTAGTCCGTTTTTCATGTTTTTTTTCATAGTAATTTACGTTTTCTTTTAATATGCTTTTCGTAGCGTCCCACACCCCAATCTGCCAGCAAGGCTAGCAGGGCTATTAATAAACTCCCGGCAATCGTCATGGCCGAATTATTGGTTGTGATTCCCCGGTAGATGGCTACTCCTAATCCCCCGGCACCGATAAATGCGGCGATACCCGTGAGGGCGATGGTCATCACGACCATGTTACGTATTCCCGACAGGATAACAGGAAATGCCAGTGGAATCTGTATTTTATAGAGTATCTGGAAGGTCGTGCTGCCCATTCCCCGTGCCGCCTCGATAATCTCCTTGTCGATGCCAATAATTCCCGTGTAGGTATTATGGACCATCGGAAGCAGGGCGTAAATGCTCAAGGCGATGATGGCCGTGGTGTTACCGATTCCGGAAAAAGGAATCAAAAAACCGAACAGGGCAATTGACGGGATGGTGTAAATAAAGTTCGTGAGGCCCAACACGGTGGATGAACTTTTCCGGTACATACTAATCATGATTCCTAGTCCCAATCCAACCATCGTGGCGATCACGATGGACATCAGTGATATTTGCAGGTGCTCCCACGTGAGGTCTAGGAAAAAGTGCCAACGTTCCACGTATAGAGTGTAAATCTCTTTTATCATTTGTATTGCGTTTAAAAGTTAAAAATAATAACCCACGTTCACGTTAAAACGGGCGTGCCAAGAATCACTTTCGCCACCGGTACCGAAACCATTGAAATTAGGTCCCAGCCACCCGTGATTTTTACCTAGAGCGTAATCCACGTAAATACACACGGGGCCACCGTCCAGCATACATCCCGTGACGTTTTGGAAACTATCTTTGTAATCGTTGTTCTGTTTGTCGAGCCAACCGAAGTCGTTGTACACTTGTATTTTCTTTAGAAATTTCCTGTTTACCGGGATCGTGTACCCGGCTCCCAACATATACACGTTTGCCTTGGCGGCTACCAGATAGGGGGCCCCGTAAGCCGTCATCGAGATCAGCTCATCGTCATCTCCCTCGCCATTTTTAGGGTTCATGGCATAAGTTGTCAATTGTGCTTTCAGGCTGACTCTTTTCGTGGTTAGTTCATAATGTAGGGCGAAAGCGTAATGTGTACCGTTCTTGCGGGTGTCGAGGTTGTAAAGTTGTCCGAACTCTGCCGATCCGCCTAATCGTTGCCGGGTAGATTCCCCGAATTTATAAAAGGCTTGTCCGTTGATTTGATTGATCTCTTTGTTCCGTCCGGCCACGTCGTAACCGTATCGATCATCGGAAGTCTCGTTATCTGACCCGAAAAGTAGTTCATCTGCATTCTTGAAAAAAGCGAAAGTAAAATCCCACGTGTCACCTTGATATAAATACTTGATTCCCATGTCTGAATCGTCTTCTAGTCCGATGTAATAAGCGATTTGCAGGAAGAAATTGTGCGAGGCGATAGGTTGAATACCGAAAGGCACTCCCGTTAGTCCCAGTTGCATTTGACTTTTGTCGTTGAACTGGTAGCCGATCCACCCGTATTTCAGCATGGGACCACCGAAATCTTTGCTGTAAAAGCGGTAGTCTGCGCTTAGAATGATATTTCGGTAGGAGCCTGACAATTTGAAGTATAACACGTCGAAACCAAAATCTCCACCCCGGTCACGATGTCCGGGTTTCCAATCGCAGAAATTGTAATTAAAACGGAGCGCTCCCCCGAGTTTGAACTTCGGTAACACCCGTTCTTGTGCCTGACTTATCACCATCAGTAACGTTAGGCATATTCCTAGAAACAGTCTTTTATATTTCATACCCATTTTTATCTTTCAAGGTATAACGGGAATGTTAAAAAATAGTTTCCTTAAATTTATCGTTTGTTAGTAAAATCAACTTGAAAGTAACCAGACGGTGGAAAAGTAGAACCTTTTTAACTTCTTGGCGTTAAAGAAAAAAGAAACGAAATAAAAAATAATAAGATGAACAAGAAATTTTTAAATTATACGGATTGGCAAGGAACTGCCGACACGCTGCACATGTATCTTCAGATGTTGGGAAAAGTGAAATTGATGCGTTGTCATCAACGTCCCGAGTGGGCACACGTGCGTCTTTACTTGACGGTGGAAGGGGTATCCACGGGGATTATACCCGGTGATAATTCTCCTTTCGAGATTCAGGCAAACTTCATGAAACATCTGGTCGTTTTCCGTAACGGGAACGGGAAAGTGGTTACGTTTACTTTACAGGACGGGCTTTCCGTGATGGAATTCTACAAACAGTTCATGAAGGGACTGGAAGAGATCGGTTCCCCGACAGCGATCAATGTCCGTGCTCAGGAGTTCTACGATCCGATTGATTTTGACAAGGACACCAAACATCATCATTACGATAAGGAGGCCGTGAAACTTTGGCATCAAAATCATCTTTTTGCGTACGAGGCATTACGGGGTTTCCTTTCCGGTTTCCGGGGAAAAGTGGATGGGCCGGCTTACTATTTCGGTACGATGGACCTCACGGGAATCGTGTATAGCGGTGAATCGGCTCCGTTTGGCATGAATAAACCGATTTCAGATCATGCTTTTGATGAACGTTATTTCGAGTGCGGTTTCTGGCCGGGAGACGTGAATTATCCTCGTCCTGCTTTCTACGGGTTGCCTTATCCTTTCATAAGTGATATAAAAGGTAATGATCATTTGATCCGTCCCGCAATGGCAATATTCAAGCCCGAGAAGAAAGAGTTTTTTCTGACACTAGAAGATGCTCTGGCTTATGATGACCCGTTTGATGCCGTCCATCAATTCCTGCAATCTAGTTTTGATATTATGCAGAAAGTACGTCCGTGGCAGCATCTGAACTGGATTACGACGCCGTTAACTTATTCAAAATAGTTATATCTTGGGGTGAAGAGGGTGAAGTTTCTCCCTCTTCTGTTGCTTGCAATATATGCAACCCTCGTAATGTACCGTTTGTAACTTTCCACAACCGGGACATTGGAATTTCTCCTGTTGTTGCTGTAAAAAAGCGTTTTCCCCGTACTCTTTGATAAATTCTAAATTCTCGATCATGCTCATGTTGTAATGAGTACGGTAGCGCTCGTCTAGTTGACGGAGGCGCCGACAAGGATATTGGGAACACTCAAAACAATATAACTTTCTCTTGTCACATCTTGTGATAACGCAGTTGGTACTTCTTCTTCTACATCCCGGGCAATTCTTTTTCTTGTTTTGGAACGAGTGGCATAATTCGCAGTTCATCCCACATGGTGCTAGCGTGGTTATCATGTTTATTTGCTCTTGCATATTGTTGTTATCTCTTCATGCGAATATATGAATAAAAATAGAATAAATGGATTTTAATAATAGAACAATATTTGTAAAACGACTTGATTTTTATAATTATTTTTCATATATTTATAGTACGATATTACTAACTAAATTATGAACGTCATGGGAGGCGAAGGACACGTATTTGATATGATTCGACGCACGAAACAGAATCGAAAAATGCTTCAGGAGCGTCGTGACCGGATGAAAGATCTCGTTGAGAAAATGAACGAGAAACCTTTAACGGGGTATCCGAACAAGTTGGCGGAAGGGGAAATGGAACAAATCGAAAGAGACATAAAATCGAGAGAACATGACGAAAAGGTGTATTACACCCGTTTCATGTTTGCTTTTCTGGGAATTTTGCTATTAGTTATGCTCGTGGCATGGGGAATGTGGAGAATGCTGGGAGCGTGAAAGTATTGGACGAGATACACTATAAAGCTTGTTACACTTGTGATTCGCTGGTAAGTGTTCGATAAGTGTTCGATAAGTATTCGACACGTGTCGTCAATTTATTCCTGATTTATCCTTGATATTTACTCATGCTATCGACGAGAGAGTGCTGGGACACCGATGGCATAAGGGGTAAATGAATTCAGGGCTGCTCAATGTGAATTGGCAGCCCCGAATCGTTATTTGCTAGAAAAGTGTTAGTGTCACATGGTTGTACCGATTAATCCTTTCGTGGATTGTTCTATGAAATCAAGGATACATTGAATTTCCGGTCCGATAGTAATGGTCTCCTTGATTCTCAGTAGGGCGTTTTCAACGCTTGTCCCACATTGATACACTTGACGGTAGGCTTTGGCTATATCGTCAATGATTTCTTCCGTGAGTTTTTGCTCTTTACGCAGAATGTAAGCGTTGATTCCGTAATAGGCAATTGGGTTATGGGCAGCGACAATGTAAGGGGGAACGTCCTTGTTGGCCCGGCACCCGTCTTTTACTAGGGCCCAAGTGCCGATGCGACACCCGTGTTTCACGATCACTCCACTACCCAGTATCACGTTGTCATCGACAATGCAATTCCCCGCTGTCTTGGCTGCATTTCCCAGCACGCAGTTGTTGCCGAGATGGGTGTCGTGTGCCAGATGCACGCTTTCCAGCAGGAAGTTCCCATTGCCGACAATCGTGCAATCTGTTGTGTTAGTTCCCCGATTGATGATCACCTTCTCCCGGATCGTGTTGTTATTCCCGATTTTTAAAAGGGTATCTTCTCCCTTAAACTTGAAATCTTGCGGAGTGGCCCCGATAATGGCTCCCTGATAGACCGTGTTGTTTGTACCCATGCGTGTACCGCTCAGAATGCTGGCATACGGCATGATTGTGCAGTTATCCCCGATCTCGACGTTCTTGTCGATATAGGCGAAAGGATGGATAGTTACATCCTTTCCTATTTTTGCATCGGGATTAACGTAAGCTAGTGGACTTATCATGATAATTTGTATTTAAAGGTTATTCGGTTCGTCCACCACCTAGGGCATGATACAAGTTAACAACGGCTTGTATGCGTTGGAACTCGTCGGATATTCCGGAGAGTTGGGCGCTGAGCAAGGACTGTTGTGCCGTGAGCACTTCTAGGTAAGTGGATGTTCCTAAAGTTAGTAATTCTTGCGTGTATTCCACGGATTTTTCTAAAGAAAATATCTGCTTTTCACGTTGTTCTATTTTATCTTGTGCCGTTTGGTACTGCACCAACGCGTTGCTAACTTCACTTCCTGCGTTTAATATTGCCTGTTCAAAACTAATCAAGGCCTCTTCTTGTTGTGCCTTGGCAACTCTTAAACGGGCCGTGAGGGCTCCCCGGTTGAAGATCGGTTGTGTCAGTGATCCCACAGCAGAGGCAATCATCTTACCCGGGTTCGTGATGTATGACCCGGAGCTATTGGTCCAGCCGAGCGTTCCGCTGATTGATATTTGCGGGTAGAATGCCGAACGGGCTTGGTTCGTATTGTAAAACGTGCTGGCTAATGCCATTTCGGCCGACTTCACGTCCGGACGGTTCGATAATAATTGAACGGGTATACCGACATTTAACAGGGTAGGCAGGGATTGATCTTCCAGCTTACCTCGTTCGATACGCTGCGGGGCTTGTTTCAGCAATAGAGAAAGTGAATTTTCCGCTTCCCGGATGCTTTTTTTCAAGTCGGGAATAGAGGCGGCAATCATGTAGCTGTTAGCCTCGCTTTGCGCGATAGCGGCCTCGTTTACCATCCCGGCCTCTTTCATCGCTTTCATGGTTTCCACGCTTTTTTGCCATAATACGGCTGTCTCTTCCGTGATGGCCAGTTGCTTGTCCAGCATGAGCAGCGTGTAATATGTGTTGGCAATCGTCGAAATGACTTGTGTCTGAACGGCTTGCTTGTACGCCTCGCTTTGTAGTAAGGTCGCTTTTGCTCCGCGTTTGGCATTCGTTAATTTGCCGAACAGGTCAAGTTCCCAACTGGAAACGACCGGGAGCGAGTAAATCTGCGTGGCGGCAGCTTTGTCAAAACTACTTACTGTTCCCTGAGGAGATAATCCTAGGGAAGGTAAGTATGCCAAGCGGGAGGACATTAATCCTGCCTCTGCCTCTTTCACTTTCAAGATAGCAGTTTGCAGGTCACTGTTTTGTTCCAGTCCCTGACGAATTAATTTCTGTAATTGGGGGTCCGTGAATACCTCTTCCCAGGGTAAATTACCCATGTTCGTGGTATCCGATACCAGTGTGTCATTTACAGAAACCGGGTCCCGGTACAGGCCTTCCATATCCACGTCCGGGCGGTTGTATTTCTTGTAAATGTTACAGCTGCTTAACAGGGCACCCATGCATATCGTGTATATAACAACTTGTTTCATCTTTCTTTATTTTGTGTATTGTTCTATTTCAGATTCAAGTTCCGTGTTATCCGTGTCATGCCATTCGATCGGTTTAATCTTCTCTTGCAGGTATTGGAATGCAACGAACATGGCAGGTACCGTGAAAATCTGGCAAATCATACCGATTAACATACCACCAATTGCTCCGGAGCCCAACGTGCTGTTACCGTTTGCACCAACACCGCTAGCGAACATCATCGGTAGCAAACCGATTACCATGGCCAAAGAGGTCATCAAAATCGGACGGAGACGGGCGGAAGCACCCAATACGGCGGCAGAGACAATGCTCATTCCGGACTGACGTCTTTCAAGGGCGAACTCGGTGATCAGGATGGCATTTTTCGCCAATAGACCGATCAACATGATCAAGGCAATCTGCATGTAGATGTTGTTTTCAACACCCATGAACTGTGCAAATATGAAACTGCCCATTAACCCGAAGGGTACGGAAAGTATAACAACCAATGGTAGAATATAGCTTTCGTACTGGGCGCTCAGTAACAGGTACACGAACACGAGACAGAGTACGAAGATTAACGCAGTTGTACTTCCGCTGGCACTTTGTTCCTCACGGGTCATACCGGAGAATTCATATCCGAAACCGGTGGGCAATGTTTCTGCTGCCACTTCCTCGATAGCTTTGATGGCTTGTCCGGAACTGTATCCGTCGGCAGGAGAACCGTTCACGCTAATGGCCGTGAACATGTTGAAACGTTTGATGTTATCCGGACCGTATACCTTGCGTAGCGTAACGAATTGGGTAATCGGTGCCATTTCATTTCCGTTTCTAACCATGATTTGGTTTAAGGTTTCCGGGTTGGCACGGAAATTGGCATCAGCCTGAATCATGACACGGTACAATTTTCCGAAACGGTTAAAGTTAGAGGCGTATAGACCTCCGTAATATCCCTGCAATGCAGACAGTAACACGTTGGGGGATAGTCCGGCTTCTTTACACTTGGCCACGTCAATGTCTACCATGTATTGCGGGTAATTCGGGTTAAATGAAGTTCGTGCCGCGGCGATTTCCGGACGTGCATTTAGTTTTTCCAAAAAGTTCTGGGTGATGTTGAAGAACTCGTTCAAATCACCGCCTGTTTTGTCTTGAAGGTTGAATTCGAATCCATTCGTCAAGCTATATCCCGGAATCATCGGTGGGGCGAACAATAGTACTCGTGCATCCTTGATCAATCCTTGGGTTTGCATGTATAATTGTCCGATCACGCTGTTTACATCTTGGCCTTTGCTTCGTTCATCCCACGGTTTCAGACGGCAGATAAACGTACCGTAAGAACTACCTTGTCCGGCAATGAAGCTATACCCGGCAATTTCAGTCCGGTCGGAAACAGCTGGATTGTTGGCGATTAGACTGTCCACCTGTGCCAAGGCGATTTGCGTGGTTTCCAATGATGTGGCAGGTGGGAGGTCAACGATCACGAAGAAGGTTCCCGTGTCTTCATTAGGTACCAATCCCGTCGGGGTTTTCTGCATCAGGAATACAAGGACCACCATGCTGGCAACTACTGTCACGAACGTGATTACCTTGTGGTTGATGAAGAAATTGATCCCTTTCTTGTATTTGTTCAATGTCACGTCGTAGGCGGCATTGAAGGCGGCGTGGAACCGGTTAATGAGTCCTTTTTTCTTGTGATCCTCGCTCTTGTCGTGAGGTTTTAAGAAAATGGCACACAATGCGGGACTTAATGTCAAAGCGTTGATGGCGGACAAACCGATGGAAACTGCCATTGTCAAACCGAACTGACGGTAGAATGTACCGGAAGTACCGGTGATGAAGCTCACGGGGATGAATACGGCCATCATCACGAGGGTGATGGACACGATCGCTCCGGAAATTTCGCTCATGGCATCAATAGACGCTTTAAGCGGGGATTTATACCCTTGATCCAGTTTCGCGTGCACGGCCTCAACCACCACGATGGCATCATCGACCACGATTGCGATAGCCAGCACGAGGGCGCAAAGTGTTAGCAAGTTCATGCTGAACCCGATCAGGTAAAGCACAAAGAACGTACCGATCAAAGCAACCGGAATCGCTATGGCGGGAATCAACGTGGACCGGAAGTCTTGCAGGAAGATAAATACAACGAGGAACACAAGGATAAATGCTTCGATCAAAGTTTTCAACACCTCGTGGATAGAGGCGTACAGGAAGTCATTGGCACTAAGTAATATACTGTATTCAACACCGGGAGGGAAGTCTTTGGAAACATCTTCCAACAATGCTTCGATGTCTTTGATGATTTGCGTG
Proteins encoded in this region:
- a CDS encoding DUF3795 domain-containing protein; protein product: MQEQINMITTLAPCGMNCELCHSFQNKKKNCPGCRRRSTNCVITRCDKRKLYCFECSQYPCRRLRQLDERYRTHYNMSMIENLEFIKEYGENAFLQQQQEKFQCPGCGKLQTVHYEGCIYCKQQKREKLHPLHPKI
- a CDS encoding ABC transporter ATP-binding protein, with protein sequence MENNVAIRFEHVNKSYGNREILKDFNLEIRKGEFLTIIGSSGSGKTTVLKLINGLISPTFGIIYVDGKDISKEDQTLLRRNIGYVIQGIGLFPHMTIRKNIAYVPSLLNHRDKERTRKAVERLIDVVGLDRDMLDRYPAELSGGQRQRVGIARALAANPDILLMDEPFGAVDEITRKMLQSEIIRIHEQLGVTIVFITHDIKEALKLGTRVMVMNKGLVEQLDTPDHIRNTPATPFVKELIEG
- a CDS encoding glycine betaine ABC transporter substrate-binding protein — encoded protein: MKKNMKNGLLALFIGLVLLSGCESKKDTIHIATKPMSEQFILGEMLALLIEENSDLHVKITKGVGGGTSNIHPAMVKGDFDLYPEYTGTGWLVILKKDTLLPLDQLFSELQKEYSREYGLKWVAPYGFNNAYSLAVSNEMAKKYNLKTFSDLALYPALFTFGAEYDFYEINDGYADLCAYYNLKFKKNLDMDIGLKYEAMKSGKIDVINIFTTDGQLSHANLTVLKDDKHFFPSYYCATIVREETLKEHPELERILEKMNGILTDQEMADMNYKVDVEHRTEREVAVEFLKKKGLLNPQLSYGK
- a CDS encoding ABC transporter permease; the protein is MIKEIYTLYVERWHFFLDLTWEHLQISLMSIVIATMVGLGLGIMISMYRKSSSTVLGLTNFIYTIPSIALFGFLIPFSGIGNTTAIIALSIYALLPMVHNTYTGIIGIDKEIIEAARGMGSTTFQILYKIQIPLAFPVILSGIRNMVVMTIALTGIAAFIGAGGLGVAIYRGITTNNSAMTIAGSLLIALLALLADWGVGRYEKHIKRKRKLL
- a CDS encoding TolC family protein, which produces MKQVVIYTICMGALLSSCNIYKKYNRPDVDMEGLYRDPVSVNDTLVSDTTNMGNLPWEEVFTDPQLQKLIRQGLEQNSDLQTAILKVKEAEAGLMSSRLAYLPSLGLSPQGTVSSFDKAAATQIYSLPVVSSWELDLFGKLTNAKRGAKATLLQSEAYKQAVQTQVISTIANTYYTLLMLDKQLAITEETAVLWQKSVETMKAMKEAGMVNEAAIAQSEANSYMIAASIPDLKKSIREAENSLSLLLKQAPQRIERGKLEDQSLPTLLNVGIPVQLLSNRPDVKSAEMALASTFYNTNQARSAFYPQISISGTLGWTNSSGSYITNPGKMIASAVGSLTQPIFNRGALTARLRVAKAQQEEALISFEQAILNAGSEVSNALVQYQTAQDKIEQREKQIFSLEKSVEYTQELLTLGTSTYLEVLTAQQSLLSAQLSGISDEFQRIQAVVNLYHALGGGRTE
- a CDS encoding DUF5996 family protein, with product MNKKFLNYTDWQGTADTLHMYLQMLGKVKLMRCHQRPEWAHVRLYLTVEGVSTGIIPGDNSPFEIQANFMKHLVVFRNGNGKVVTFTLQDGLSVMEFYKQFMKGLEEIGSPTAINVRAQEFYDPIDFDKDTKHHHYDKEAVKLWHQNHLFAYEALRGFLSGFRGKVDGPAYYFGTMDLTGIVYSGESAPFGMNKPISDHAFDERYFECGFWPGDVNYPRPAFYGLPYPFISDIKGNDHLIRPAMAIFKPEKKEFFLTLEDALAYDDPFDAVHQFLQSSFDIMQKVRPWQHLNWITTPLTYSK
- a CDS encoding GNAT family N-acetyltransferase, with the protein product MIQTYSIDYRTQLCEFFSRIIESHKAYISHGELQMGIALESNELAPNYKEMWLNYLDRQVENPDNTLLLYLENGTIIGFVLFGITNDGARPYGVIFDLSVDPAYRGKRIGQELLQRATESFRDKGIQDCYLESGVNNHSAHQFFEHHGFKQVSDIFRLKL
- the lpxA gene encoding acyl-ACP--UDP-N-acetylglucosamine O-acyltransferase; protein product: MISPLAYVNPDAKIGKDVTIHPFAYIDKNVEIGDNCTIMPYASILSGTRMGTNNTVYQGAIIGATPQDFKFKGEDTLLKIGNNNTIREKVIINRGTNTTDCTIVGNGNFLLESVHLAHDTHLGNNCVLGNAAKTAGNCIVDDNVILGSGVIVKHGCRIGTWALVKDGCRANKDVPPYIVAAHNPIAYYGINAYILRKEQKLTEEIIDDIAKAYRQVYQCGTSVENALLRIKETITIGPEIQCILDFIEQSTKGLIGTTM